The following proteins are encoded in a genomic region of Candidatus Cybelea sp.:
- a CDS encoding 2-oxoacid:acceptor oxidoreductase subunit alpha: MPARAVNDFTIRVATVNGSGSQSSNLVLTNAIARLGIPVAPKNVFPSNIEGLPTWFDVRISALGYQCRARHFDVLVALNAATWQQDVGGVKSGGAVVHEEVFPCKGDTLREDLSYYAVPFTALAKEHFADKGDLRKYLMNMIYVGVVAQLLEIPLSTIEEALRTQFRSKAAAVELNMSAVRIGVDYVQQNLEKHDPWRVVPMSGKIDGLLFMEGNRAAALGCVMGGCTVAAWYPITPSSSLCEYFIQYCDRYRVDPQTGNRSVAVVQAEDELAAAGIVFGAGWAGARAMTSTSGPGISLMAEYAGYGYFAEVPGVIFDVQRAGPSTGLPTRTMQGDLAFAYTLSHGDTKHIVLLPATVAEAYEFAMAAFDLAERFQTPVFVLSDLDLGMNPWLTPPLQYPEGSFDRGKVLGADDLASMKSWGRYRDVDKDGIGYRTLPGTNHPAAGFFTRGTGHDEEARYSEMPDVWERNLDRLNRKTETARTAVPPPVVSEKKSTKVAILAYGTTHHAVVEARDFLRDAGVEVNYLRVRALPLPPEVAAFIKRHDRVYVVEQNRDGQLYGILRTELPTYLIGRLQSIRHYNGVPIDAHAIIDPLLAEQREPAVVAE; encoded by the coding sequence ATGCCTGCTCGCGCCGTAAACGACTTTACAATTAGGGTAGCGACGGTCAACGGCTCGGGAAGCCAATCCTCCAATCTCGTGTTGACCAACGCCATCGCGCGCCTCGGAATCCCCGTGGCTCCCAAGAACGTCTTCCCGTCGAATATCGAAGGCTTGCCGACCTGGTTCGACGTGCGCATCAGCGCGCTGGGTTACCAGTGCCGCGCGCGCCACTTCGACGTACTGGTGGCGCTCAACGCCGCGACGTGGCAGCAGGACGTCGGCGGCGTGAAGTCCGGTGGTGCCGTCGTGCATGAAGAAGTGTTTCCGTGCAAGGGCGACACGCTGCGCGAGGATCTCAGCTACTACGCCGTGCCGTTTACGGCACTCGCGAAGGAGCACTTCGCGGATAAGGGCGACCTGCGCAAGTACTTGATGAATATGATCTACGTCGGCGTGGTGGCGCAGCTGCTCGAGATTCCGCTGTCGACGATCGAAGAAGCGCTGCGTACGCAGTTTCGCTCAAAGGCTGCGGCGGTCGAGCTCAATATGTCCGCCGTGCGCATCGGCGTCGACTACGTGCAGCAGAATCTGGAAAAGCACGATCCCTGGCGCGTCGTGCCGATGAGCGGCAAGATCGACGGCCTGCTGTTCATGGAGGGCAACCGCGCCGCCGCGCTCGGCTGCGTCATGGGCGGCTGCACGGTTGCGGCCTGGTATCCGATCACGCCGTCGTCGTCGCTCTGCGAATACTTCATCCAGTACTGCGATCGCTACCGCGTCGATCCGCAGACCGGCAATCGCAGCGTCGCCGTCGTGCAGGCAGAGGACGAGCTCGCCGCCGCCGGCATTGTCTTCGGTGCGGGTTGGGCGGGAGCGCGCGCGATGACGTCGACCTCGGGTCCCGGGATCTCGCTGATGGCCGAGTACGCTGGTTACGGGTATTTTGCCGAGGTGCCGGGCGTGATCTTCGACGTGCAGCGCGCCGGGCCGTCAACCGGCCTGCCGACGCGGACGATGCAGGGCGACCTCGCGTTCGCCTATACGCTCTCGCACGGCGACACCAAACACATCGTGCTGTTGCCCGCCACCGTCGCCGAGGCGTACGAGTTTGCGATGGCGGCCTTCGATCTGGCGGAGCGCTTTCAGACTCCCGTCTTCGTGCTCAGCGACCTCGATCTCGGAATGAACCCCTGGCTCACGCCGCCGCTGCAGTATCCCGAGGGTTCATTCGATCGCGGGAAGGTGCTTGGCGCCGACGACTTGGCCTCGATGAAGTCTTGGGGCCGGTACCGGGACGTCGACAAAGACGGTATCGGCTACCGCACGCTTCCGGGGACGAACCATCCTGCGGCCGGATTCTTTACTCGCGGAACCGGCCACGACGAAGAGGCCCGTTATTCCGAGATGCCCGACGTGTGGGAGCGCAATCTCGATCGCCTCAACCGCAAAACGGAGACCGCACGAACGGCGGTGCCGCCCCCGGTCGTCTCGGAGAAAAAGAGCACGAAGGTCGCGATCCTCGCGTACGGCACGACTCATCACGCCGTCGTCGAAGCCCGCGATTTCCTGCGCGATGCCGGCGTCGAAGTCAACTACCTGCGGGTGCGCGCGCTTCCGCTCCCTCCGGAGGTGGCCGCCTTCATAAAGCGTCACGACCGCGTGTACGTCGTCGAGCAGAACCGCGACGGGCAGCTCTACGGAATTCTGCGCACCGAACTTCCAACGTACCTCATCGGGCGACTGCAATCGATACGCCACTACAACGGCGTACCCATCGACGCCCATGCTATCATCGACCCGCTGTTGGCGGAGCAGCGCGAGCCGGCGGTGGTCGCGGAGTGA
- a CDS encoding 2-oxoacid:ferredoxin oxidoreductase subunit beta, translating into MTANLNIIGLAREVYKGLPTTLCAGCGHNSITNHLIKALYEYGVEPHKLAKMSGIGCSSKTPAYFVEQAHGFNGLHGRMPSAATGAKLANRELVVLGISGDGDTASIGLGQYCHMIRRNVDCTYIVENNGCYGLTKGQFSATADVGSTQKGGKANEYSTIDVCGLAIELGATFVARSFSGDGKQLVPLLQAAFSHRGTAILDVISPCVTFNDHVGSTKSYAYVKEHDIVLHTADYIAGGREITVDYEPGTVRDVELEDGAHVLLRKLDVDYDPTDESSALRTIHESRERGEFVTGLLYVDTHQQDLCAREHMVKQPLATLDEETLRIGREDWDKMMRPLTET; encoded by the coding sequence ATGACGGCTAACCTCAATATCATCGGCCTCGCACGGGAAGTCTACAAAGGGCTTCCGACGACGCTCTGCGCCGGGTGCGGGCACAACTCGATCACCAATCATCTGATCAAAGCGCTCTACGAGTACGGCGTCGAGCCGCATAAGCTGGCAAAGATGAGCGGCATCGGCTGCTCGTCGAAGACGCCGGCCTACTTCGTCGAACAGGCGCACGGCTTCAACGGCCTGCACGGCCGCATGCCGTCGGCGGCAACCGGGGCGAAGCTCGCGAACCGGGAGCTGGTCGTGCTCGGCATCAGCGGCGACGGCGATACCGCGAGCATCGGACTCGGTCAGTACTGTCACATGATTCGGCGCAACGTCGACTGCACGTATATCGTCGAGAACAACGGCTGCTACGGGCTGACCAAAGGCCAGTTCTCCGCGACCGCCGACGTCGGCTCCACGCAGAAAGGCGGTAAGGCCAACGAGTACTCGACGATCGACGTCTGCGGTCTGGCGATCGAGCTCGGTGCAACTTTCGTCGCCCGCTCTTTCTCGGGTGACGGCAAGCAGCTCGTACCGCTGCTGCAGGCCGCGTTCTCGCACCGCGGGACGGCCATTCTCGACGTCATCAGTCCCTGCGTGACGTTCAACGACCACGTGGGCTCGACCAAGAGTTACGCCTACGTCAAGGAGCACGACATCGTTCTCCACACGGCCGACTACATCGCCGGCGGCCGCGAGATCACCGTCGACTACGAGCCCGGCACGGTCCGCGACGTCGAACTGGAAGACGGCGCGCACGTGCTGCTGCGCAAGCTCGACGTCGACTACGATCCAACCGACGAATCGAGCGCCTTGAGAACGATCCATGAGTCGCGCGAGCGGGGCGAGTTCGTCACCGGGCTGCTGTATGTCGATACGCACCAGCAAGATCTCTGCGCGCGCGAGCATATGGTGAAGCAGCCGCTCGCGACGCTCGACGAAGAGACGCTGCGCATCGGGCGCGAGGACTGGGACAAAATGATGCGTCCCCTAACGGAGACCTGA
- a CDS encoding MFS transporter, whose protein sequence is MRGIPRVWVAFTLLSATFFMLLVDFSIVSIALPSIERELGMRASQGQWIVSTYAIFLAGFLMLTGRCSDLFGRFRFFIAGLVLFTVASFLGGLATTGAFLIAMRAMQGLGAALVNPAALSIVLSMFPSGEERSRAVALWGTIGSLGIAAGMLFGGVLVQYLGWRSVLYVNVPVALAILAVAPSMLPRDRGVGMSAKLDVSGAILLTASLVTFVYTIESIPDRGLGSWQTLAGIALTIALSAAFALTERRAAEPILPARLFRYPDLLSGASVVLLQPLSYAGILIFASVYVQRVSGYEPLFAGLAFLPSALLVSFVAAPLTIPIARAIGVRTMCIVTGILMIAGEAILLTMQPHSSYWSSIFAATCIGGFGGMLAYQSGMIAGLAHVEDADEGSASAVLSFALQLGIGFGVALGAAAEQLRSNALEAAGATPVAALAGGLQASFWVSVLAGVAMIAAAVFGLRHSAAARIPLRHYIAFGRLHHRISVRTP, encoded by the coding sequence ATGCGCGGCATCCCGCGCGTTTGGGTCGCATTCACGTTGTTGAGCGCGACCTTTTTCATGCTGCTCGTCGACTTCTCGATCGTGAGCATCGCGCTGCCGTCGATCGAGCGCGAGCTGGGCATGCGCGCGTCACAGGGTCAGTGGATCGTGAGCACCTACGCGATTTTTCTCGCCGGATTTCTGATGCTGACGGGACGCTGCTCCGACCTCTTCGGGCGATTTCGTTTCTTCATCGCGGGGCTCGTGCTCTTTACCGTGGCATCTTTTCTCGGCGGCCTGGCGACGACTGGAGCGTTTCTGATCGCGATGCGCGCCATGCAAGGGCTCGGCGCCGCGCTCGTCAATCCGGCCGCGCTCTCCATCGTTCTCTCGATGTTTCCTTCCGGTGAGGAACGTTCGCGTGCGGTAGCGCTCTGGGGAACGATCGGAAGCCTGGGCATTGCGGCGGGAATGCTCTTCGGGGGCGTCCTCGTACAGTATCTCGGCTGGCGGTCGGTCCTGTACGTAAACGTGCCCGTGGCGCTCGCTATTCTAGCGGTGGCCCCTTCGATGCTGCCGCGCGATCGCGGCGTCGGCATGAGCGCGAAGCTCGACGTCTCCGGCGCCATCTTGCTTACCGCGTCGCTAGTAACGTTCGTGTATACGATCGAATCGATTCCCGATCGGGGACTCGGCTCGTGGCAGACGCTCGCAGGAATTGCACTGACGATCGCGCTCTCTGCGGCGTTCGCCTTGACGGAACGCCGCGCCGCCGAACCGATTCTTCCTGCGCGGCTCTTTCGTTACCCGGATCTGCTCTCCGGTGCCTCGGTCGTTTTGCTGCAGCCGCTATCGTACGCGGGCATCCTGATTTTTGCGTCGGTCTACGTTCAGCGCGTTTCGGGGTACGAGCCGCTCTTCGCGGGGCTTGCCTTTCTCCCCTCGGCGCTGCTGGTCTCGTTCGTCGCCGCGCCGTTGACGATACCGATCGCGCGCGCGATCGGAGTGCGAACGATGTGCATCGTCACCGGTATCCTGATGATCGCAGGCGAAGCGATTCTGCTGACGATGCAGCCGCACTCCTCCTACTGGAGCAGTATTTTTGCGGCCACCTGCATCGGCGGATTCGGCGGCATGCTGGCCTATCAGAGCGGTATGATTGCGGGCTTGGCGCACGTCGAGGATGCGGATGAAGGAAGCGCGTCGGCGGTGCTGAGCTTCGCGCTGCAGCTCGGCATCGGCTTCGGCGTGGCGCTCGGCGCGGCCGCCGAACAACTGCGCAGCAATGCGCTGGAGGCCGCGGGTGCGACGCCGGTTGCGGCGCTTGCCGGCGGCTTGCAGGCGTCGTTTTGGGTCTCGGTTCTCGCCGGCGTCGCGATGATCGCGGCGGCGGTCTTCGGTCTGCGCCACTCGGCGGCCGCGAGGATTCCGCTGCGTCACTACATCGCGTTCGGCAGACTCCATCATCGAATCTCGGTCAGAACGCCGTAA
- a CDS encoding NAD-dependent deacylase: MERLVAALRGASSVFVLTGSGISAESGLPTFRGIGGLWRTHRVEELASAEGFARDPELVWTWYNERKAAHQNAEPNAAHAALARLERKLPDFTLATQNVDSLHFRAGSQRVVELHGDLREARCTHCGARQALDAGGLPLDRIRHSCGGMMRPNIVWFGEPLPPQAWWRAREAASRAGVILVIGTSAVVYPAAALATSYNSGAFVAEINPEETAISTGVDCVLRSSASEALARIAAAL; the protein is encoded by the coding sequence ATGGAACGGCTCGTAGCGGCGCTGCGCGGCGCGTCCTCGGTCTTCGTCCTCACCGGTTCGGGTATCTCCGCGGAGAGCGGGTTGCCGACGTTTCGCGGAATCGGCGGCCTGTGGCGAACGCACCGCGTCGAGGAGCTGGCTTCGGCGGAAGGTTTCGCCCGCGATCCAGAGCTGGTCTGGACCTGGTACAACGAGCGAAAGGCCGCGCATCAAAACGCAGAGCCCAACGCTGCGCACGCAGCGCTCGCGCGGCTCGAGCGCAAGCTCCCAGACTTTACGCTGGCAACGCAAAACGTCGACTCGCTGCATTTTCGCGCCGGATCGCAGCGAGTCGTCGAGCTCCACGGCGACTTGCGCGAAGCGCGCTGCACCCATTGCGGTGCGCGGCAAGCTCTCGATGCTGGAGGTCTGCCGCTCGATCGGATCCGTCACTCCTGCGGCGGGATGATGCGGCCGAACATCGTTTGGTTCGGTGAACCGCTTCCCCCGCAAGCTTGGTGGCGAGCTCGAGAAGCGGCTTCACGCGCCGGCGTCATTCTCGTGATCGGGACCAGCGCCGTCGTGTATCCTGCGGCCGCCCTAGCGACCAGCTACAACTCGGGCGCGTTCGTTGCCGAGATCAATCCGGAGGAGACCGCGATCAGCACGGGTGTCGACTGCGTTTTGCGCAGTTCCGCAAGCGAAGCGCTGGCGCGGATCGCGGCTGCCCTTTAG